The stretch of DNA TTCGTTGGTCGTACAGAGTATGATTCACCGGAAGTAGATAATGAAGTTTTGATAGATGCTCGTGAACATTATGTTACTGTTGGCGATTTCTGCAAAGTTAAAATTGATCGCGCAGAAGACTTCGATCTCTACGGAACTCCTGTAAAATAATTGTTAATATTAAGCCGGACGGAAACTTTCGCCGGCTTTTTTGTTTCCATACATTGTAACTTTGTACAATTATGGTAACTCTTTCTCGTGGCAACCTGCTAATAACAGTTGTTGTGCTTACTTTCACCATAACGTTGGTGGAAATGATTTTTAGCTATAAAGAAAATAAACACCTTTACAAGACCAAAGACACACTTACTAATATTTACTTTGCTGTATGTGCCTTTATTGTCAATCTGAGTGTAAAAGCCGCAACATTTTTCGTTCTCAATTTTTTCTACGGTTTTCATCTCTTTAAAATCGAAAACGTATGGGTGTATTGGATCGTTTTATTCGTGGCTCAAGACTTTCTATACTGGCTGCTACATTATGTGTGTCACTATAGCAGGGTTTTCTGGGCAGCCCACATCACTCACCATTCGTCGGATTATTTTAACCTTACCACCGGGTTTCGATCATCGGTATTAGAACCCGTCTACCGTGTATTCTTCTATGTTCCATTGGCATTTATGGGTTTTAGCGCTATTGACATCTTGTTTATGTACCTGATTACCCAAACCTGGGGTAACCTGGTTCATACGCAAACCATTAAAAAACTCCATCCGATTATTGAGTATATTATGGTAACACCTTCACATCATCGTGTTCATCATGCATCAAACCTTATCTACCTCGATAAGAATATGGGCATGGTGTTCATTATCTGGGATCGGCTATTCGGAACATTCCAGGAAGAACTCGATCAAGAGGAATTACGATTCGGCATCACTAAAAAACCCGATGAACAAGGTCCTGTGGATCTGATCTTTCATGAGTTTTCAGCTATTCAAAAAGACATAAAAAAAAGTACTTCATTTGTCGATAAGCTTAAGTATATTTTTTATCCTCCAGGATGGAGTCACGACAACAGTACGCAGATCGCATCTGTCATGCAGAAAGAATATTGGCAAAATAAAGTCAACTGATCAACAACTATTTAGTATTTTCGGGCCTGTCTAAGACAAAATAACTAAACAAATCAGCTAATTAACTGTTGGCTGATTTGTTTACTATTATTAACCTGTATCTATAAATGGATTGTACACAGATAAATTACTCTACTACGGGATTTTTTTCAAAAACCCTTACAGATTATCTTTCCAACTCGCCTGCCCTTTCAAAATTTTATAAGTATCAACCTCATATAACTTCTTTCCAGCAAGTAATTGCCGACCGCACTAAATCGCCGATAAATAGAAAGGTTTTGGTTGATATGTTGAAACTGCAATACCAAAGTTTAGGCAGTGGCATTTGGACTGAAAATATTGATGCTCTTTTAAATGCAAATACATATACAGTAACAACTGGTCATCAACTTTGCCTCGGTACCGGACCATTATATTTCATTTACAAAATAATAACTACCATCAATCTTGCTAAAGAGATTGAAATGGCCAATACTGGGATTAAAGTTGTTCCTGTTTACTGGATGGCTACAGAAGATCACGATTTCGAAGAGATCAATCACTTCAGTATCTTCAGTAAAAAGTTAACATGGGAGTTAGAAGCAAAGGGTGCAACCGGACGTTTGTCGACAGAAACCTTGAGTTCTGTTTATGATGAACTAAAAACCATTTTAGGTGATTCAGAACAAGGGCAAAAACTTGCTTCGTTGTTTGAAAAAAGTTATTTAAAACATGGTAATCTTGCTGATGCAACTAGAGCTTTTGTACATGAACTATTTGGTGAATATGGATTGGTGGTCATTGATGCAGATAATCGAGAGTTAAAACGAGAATTTGCATCTGTTATGAA from Solitalea canadensis DSM 3403 encodes:
- a CDS encoding sterol desaturase family protein translates to MVTLSRGNLLITVVVLTFTITLVEMIFSYKENKHLYKTKDTLTNIYFAVCAFIVNLSVKAATFFVLNFFYGFHLFKIENVWVYWIVLFVAQDFLYWLLHYVCHYSRVFWAAHITHHSSDYFNLTTGFRSSVLEPVYRVFFYVPLAFMGFSAIDILFMYLITQTWGNLVHTQTIKKLHPIIEYIMVTPSHHRVHHASNLIYLDKNMGMVFIIWDRLFGTFQEELDQEELRFGITKKPDEQGPVDLIFHEFSAIQKDIKKSTSFVDKLKYIFYPPGWSHDNSTQIASVMQKEYWQNKVN